A single region of the Chelonoidis abingdonii isolate Lonesome George chromosome 23, CheloAbing_2.0, whole genome shotgun sequence genome encodes:
- the FBLIM1 gene encoding filamin-binding LIM protein 1 isoform X2, giving the protein MLSGKVEKRIASSVYITLAPPRRDTVIKGDVKPDVRQLSSDHPKEAMKSDGTHQPQASPPKKLANSSRQASKQSSRTLGSAGPSSGAVGLSNGGFSSFPRPVLTDVPTGSDPESPLPSPPSYLLSDELNALSVETLYPDLQKLHVSSPVSRQASSTFPAELRQHKIQPTSLEQVDERQAPKQNGNGHLERDISTVCAFCHKAIAPRTPTIEAMNKQYHADCFTCRTCHGRLAGQRYYQKEGRPMCNSCYKDTLEKCAKCQGLILEHIVRALGNGYHPECFMCSVCGRSIRDESFAVNDQNEVHCVDDFYRKYASICSVCETPIIPQEGKDAYRIECMGRSFHESCYCCENCRIPLSTEPEENGCYPLGSHVLCKPCHIKQKNESFC; this is encoded by the exons ATGCTGTCTGGGAAGGTGGAGAAGAGGATTGCTTCCTCCGTATACATTACCCTGGCTCCTCCCAGGAGGGACACGGTCATCAAGGGAGATGTAAAGCCAGATGTGCGTCAGCTGAGCTCAGACCACCCAAAGGAGGCTATGAAATCTGATGGGACCCACCAGCCCCAAGCGTCACCACCAAAGAAACTGGCCAACAGCAGCCGCCAGGCCAGCAAGCAGAGCAGCAGGACGCTGGGCAGTGCTGGGCCCTCCTCTGGAGCGGTGGGCTTGTCCAACGGAG gtttctcctcctttcctcGTCCTGTCCTGACCGACGTTCCCACAGGCTCAGACCCAGAGAGCCCCTTGCCGTCTCCTCCATCATATCTTCTGTCCGATGAACTTAACGCCCTGTCGGTGGAGACGCTTTATCCTGATCTGCAGAAGCTGCACGTGAGCTCACCTGTGAGCCGGCAG GCCTCCTCCACGTTCCCAGCGGAACTGAGGCAGCATAAAATCCAGCCGACCAGTCTGGAGCAAGTGGATGAGCGCCAGGCCCCGAAACAGAACGGGAATGGGCACCTGGAAAGAGACATTTCCACAG TCTGTGCCTTTTGCCACAAGGCCATTGCCCCCCGGACCCCGACCATAGAAGCCATGAACAAACAGTACCACGCGGACTGCTTCACGTGCCGGACGTGCCACGGCCGGCTAGCGGGGCAGCGCTACTACCAGAAAGAGGGTCGGCCAATGTGTAACTCTTGCTACAAG GACACACTGGAGAAATGCGCCAAGTGCCAAGGTCTGATCCTGGAGCACATCGTCCGCGCCTTGGGGAACGGGTACCACCCTGAGTGTTTCATGTGCTCTGTGTGTGGCCGGAGCATCAGGGACGAGAGCTTTGCCGTGAATGACCAGAACGAGGTGCACTGTGTGGATGATTTCTACAG GAAGTACGCCTCCATCTGCAGTGTCTGTGAGACACCCATCATCCCACAGGAAGGGAAAGATGCCTACAGGATAGAATGCATGGGGCGAAGCTTCCACGAAAGCTGCTATTGCTGTGAG AACTGCAGGATTCCCCTGTCCACCGAGCCAGAGGAGAACGGCTGCTACCCCTTGGGCAGCCACGTCCTCTGCAAGCCCTGTCACATCAAACAGAAGAACGAATCGTTCTGCTGA
- the FBLIM1 gene encoding filamin-binding LIM protein 1 isoform X1, with protein MLGRQLLQERNFAKLSEEGKTWKEDFERQGVCSAITLSMLRPKRKSFYCLRSSWALPSRATPAHTLSPWVTGNRRSLAWESPCSKMLSGKVEKRIASSVYITLAPPRRDTVIKGDVKPDVRQLSSDHPKEAMKSDGTHQPQASPPKKLANSSRQASKQSSRTLGSAGPSSGAVGLSNGGFSSFPRPVLTDVPTGSDPESPLPSPPSYLLSDELNALSVETLYPDLQKLHVSSPVSRQASSTFPAELRQHKIQPTSLEQVDERQAPKQNGNGHLERDISTVCAFCHKAIAPRTPTIEAMNKQYHADCFTCRTCHGRLAGQRYYQKEGRPMCNSCYKDTLEKCAKCQGLILEHIVRALGNGYHPECFMCSVCGRSIRDESFAVNDQNEVHCVDDFYRKYASICSVCETPIIPQEGKDAYRIECMGRSFHESCYCCENCRIPLSTEPEENGCYPLGSHVLCKPCHIKQKNESFC; from the exons ATGCTGGGAAGGCAGCTGCTTCAGGAGAGGAATTTTGCCAAGTTGTCAGAGGAAGGTAAAACTTG GAAAGAAGACTTTGAACGCCAGGGTGTGTGCAGCGCAATAACGCTGAGTATGCTCCGGCCAAAGAGGAAATCATTCTATTGCCTCAGGAGCAGCTGGGCATTGCCTTCaagagccacccctgcacacacTCTGTCGCCTTGGGTCACTGGGAACAGGAGAAGCTTAGCATGGGAG AGCCCCTGCTCGAAGATGCTGTCTGGGAAGGTGGAGAAGAGGATTGCTTCCTCCGTATACATTACCCTGGCTCCTCCCAGGAGGGACACGGTCATCAAGGGAGATGTAAAGCCAGATGTGCGTCAGCTGAGCTCAGACCACCCAAAGGAGGCTATGAAATCTGATGGGACCCACCAGCCCCAAGCGTCACCACCAAAGAAACTGGCCAACAGCAGCCGCCAGGCCAGCAAGCAGAGCAGCAGGACGCTGGGCAGTGCTGGGCCCTCCTCTGGAGCGGTGGGCTTGTCCAACGGAG gtttctcctcctttcctcGTCCTGTCCTGACCGACGTTCCCACAGGCTCAGACCCAGAGAGCCCCTTGCCGTCTCCTCCATCATATCTTCTGTCCGATGAACTTAACGCCCTGTCGGTGGAGACGCTTTATCCTGATCTGCAGAAGCTGCACGTGAGCTCACCTGTGAGCCGGCAG GCCTCCTCCACGTTCCCAGCGGAACTGAGGCAGCATAAAATCCAGCCGACCAGTCTGGAGCAAGTGGATGAGCGCCAGGCCCCGAAACAGAACGGGAATGGGCACCTGGAAAGAGACATTTCCACAG TCTGTGCCTTTTGCCACAAGGCCATTGCCCCCCGGACCCCGACCATAGAAGCCATGAACAAACAGTACCACGCGGACTGCTTCACGTGCCGGACGTGCCACGGCCGGCTAGCGGGGCAGCGCTACTACCAGAAAGAGGGTCGGCCAATGTGTAACTCTTGCTACAAG GACACACTGGAGAAATGCGCCAAGTGCCAAGGTCTGATCCTGGAGCACATCGTCCGCGCCTTGGGGAACGGGTACCACCCTGAGTGTTTCATGTGCTCTGTGTGTGGCCGGAGCATCAGGGACGAGAGCTTTGCCGTGAATGACCAGAACGAGGTGCACTGTGTGGATGATTTCTACAG GAAGTACGCCTCCATCTGCAGTGTCTGTGAGACACCCATCATCCCACAGGAAGGGAAAGATGCCTACAGGATAGAATGCATGGGGCGAAGCTTCCACGAAAGCTGCTATTGCTGTGAG AACTGCAGGATTCCCCTGTCCACCGAGCCAGAGGAGAACGGCTGCTACCCCTTGGGCAGCCACGTCCTCTGCAAGCCCTGTCACATCAAACAGAAGAACGAATCGTTCTGCTGA